Proteins from one Oscillatoria nigro-viridis PCC 7112 genomic window:
- a CDS encoding ribulose bisphosphate carboxylase small subunit has product MAVRNVAAPPTPWSKNLAEPKIHDTAFVHSFSNIIGDVHIGSNVMIAPGTSIRADEGTPFHIGEGSNIQDGVVIHGLEKGRVTGDDDKSYSVWVGKNTSLTHMSLIHGPAYVGDDCFIGFRSTVFNARVGNGCIVMMHVLIKDVEIPAGKYVPSGAIITNQKQADRLPDVQDSDIEFATHVIGINDALRAGYRCAENIACLAPLRNEQTKNSNMTQTKYSTHAGTQLSSTLADSIRNLLAQGYSVGAEHADVRRFRTGSWRTCGPISSTRDSEVIAALSACMAEHQGEYVRLIGIDTKAKRRVLEEIVQRPGDNGSNGSNGAKTHQSNGKVAQASHHNSGSVSSSKLSAETVAQVRSLLAQGYKVGTEHADARRFRTSSWQSGASLQVRNESEAIAALESVMNEYPGEYVRLIGIDPKAKRRVVEELIQRPDGPVAQSAKPAATSGYKPASTGSAGSGSLTGKTIDQIRNLLSQGYKIGTEHADARRFRTGSWSSCAPISSNRESEVISALESCLKEHSGEYVRLLGIDSKAKRRVLEEIIQRP; this is encoded by the coding sequence ATGGCAGTCCGCAATGTTGCGGCTCCCCCGACGCCTTGGTCGAAAAACTTGGCTGAGCCCAAAATTCACGACACCGCCTTCGTACATTCCTTTTCTAACATTATTGGGGATGTGCATATCGGTTCTAATGTGATGATTGCCCCCGGGACATCTATCCGCGCCGATGAAGGCACTCCTTTTCATATCGGAGAAGGAAGCAACATTCAAGACGGAGTAGTGATTCACGGTCTAGAAAAAGGGCGAGTCACAGGAGACGACGACAAATCCTATTCTGTGTGGGTGGGGAAAAATACTTCCCTCACCCACATGAGTTTAATTCACGGCCCTGCCTACGTGGGCGACGACTGCTTTATCGGCTTTCGCTCGACGGTGTTCAATGCCAGAGTGGGCAACGGCTGCATTGTCATGATGCACGTACTAATTAAAGATGTGGAGATTCCCGCAGGTAAGTACGTACCTTCGGGAGCCATCATCACTAATCAGAAGCAAGCCGATCGCTTGCCTGACGTTCAAGATTCTGACATTGAATTTGCGACCCATGTCATCGGCATCAATGACGCTCTAAGAGCGGGTTATCGCTGCGCTGAGAACATCGCCTGTCTAGCACCACTTCGCAACGAGCAAACTAAAAACTCCAATATGACTCAAACCAAATATTCTACCCATGCCGGCACCCAATTGAGTTCAACTCTTGCCGATAGCATCCGCAATTTACTAGCCCAAGGATACAGCGTGGGAGCCGAACACGCCGATGTACGCCGCTTCCGTACCGGTTCTTGGCGCACTTGCGGCCCGATTTCCTCAACCCGTGACTCAGAAGTGATCGCGGCTTTGTCAGCTTGCATGGCCGAGCACCAAGGAGAATACGTCCGCTTGATCGGGATTGACACCAAAGCCAAGCGCCGCGTACTAGAAGAAATCGTCCAAAGACCGGGAGACAACGGCTCTAACGGTTCTAACGGTGCGAAAACTCATCAATCTAACGGTAAAGTTGCACAAGCTTCCCACCACAATAGCGGTTCCGTGTCAAGCTCAAAATTGAGTGCCGAAACAGTAGCTCAGGTTCGCAGCTTGCTAGCTCAAGGCTACAAAGTGGGTACGGAACACGCCGACGCGCGCCGCTTCCGCACCAGTTCTTGGCAAAGCGGGGCTTCGCTGCAAGTGAGAAACGAATCTGAGGCGATCGCCGCTTTAGAATCTGTGATGAACGAGTACCCGGGCGAGTACGTGCGCTTGATCGGGATTGACCCGAAAGCTAAGCGGCGCGTGGTAGAAGAACTTATTCAGCGTCCCGACGGCCCAGTTGCTCAATCGGCTAAGCCCGCAGCAACCTCGGGATACAAACCAGCTTCGACTGGTTCGGCGGGCAGCGGAAGCTTGACCGGCAAGACGATCGACCAAATCCGCAACCTGCTTTCCCAAGGCTACAAAATTGGCACGGAACACGCCGACGCGCGCCGTTTCCGCACCGGTTCTTGGAGCAGTTGCGCCCCGATCTCATCCAACCGCGAATCCGAAGTGATTTCTGCCCTCGAAAGCTGTCTCAAAGAACACAGCGGCGAGTACGTCCGCTTGCTGGGCATCGACTCCAAGGCGAAGCGCCGGGTACTCGAAGAAATTATCCAACGACCTTAA
- a CDS encoding transferase hexapeptide repeat containing protein has translation MYLSPLQLSSNSQILMSGDVVVNEGAAIAPGAILQAEPGSRISIAAGACIGMGVILHAREGTLEIAAGAILGAGVLVVGAGTIGENACIGAGTTLINPCTDKMQIMPAGSLIGDTSRQAPAEEATATAPTAAPTSPETPEATTPPVDRPIEPIEPPQPAQTPPQTAPETAPDPPESTAAEPPQPGETPTILYGQAHINRLLGTLFPHRQAFNRSEENGKTISGDSG, from the coding sequence ATGTATTTATCGCCACTGCAATTAAGTAGCAACTCTCAGATTTTGATGAGTGGCGATGTAGTTGTGAATGAGGGTGCGGCGATCGCCCCCGGAGCAATCCTGCAAGCAGAGCCGGGCAGCCGGATCTCGATCGCCGCCGGTGCCTGTATCGGTATGGGAGTTATCCTTCACGCCCGTGAAGGTACTCTGGAAATCGCGGCGGGCGCTATTCTGGGTGCAGGGGTGCTGGTGGTAGGTGCGGGAACGATCGGGGAAAATGCCTGTATTGGCGCCGGGACGACCCTAATCAATCCTTGTACCGACAAAATGCAAATTATGCCAGCAGGTTCTCTAATCGGAGATACCAGCCGCCAAGCCCCCGCAGAAGAAGCAACCGCAACAGCGCCAACAGCAGCGCCAACATCACCAGAAACCCCCGAAGCCACTACGCCACCAGTCGATCGACCGATCGAGCCGATCGAGCCGCCACAACCGGCCCAAACACCGCCTCAAACTGCGCCGGAGACTGCCCCAGACCCGCCGGAATCCACCGCCGCAGAGCCGCCCCAACCAGGGGAAACGCCAACTATTCTCTACGGTCAAGCTCACATCAATCGGCTGTTGGGGACGCTGTTTCCGCACCGGCAAGCTTTTAATCGATCGGAGGAAAACGGCAAAACTATATCGGGCGATTCCGGGTAG